The Panicum hallii strain FIL2 chromosome 9, PHallii_v3.1, whole genome shotgun sequence genome has a window encoding:
- the LOC112878102 gene encoding uncharacterized protein LOC112878102 — translation MRALARAASLLRRAAGSVPAPVAPYRPPPGAGPSLAKNLPASCFSGYSTLLAPANEVLIPPELLSSKTVWTPDRELGQYEDLVARVTNFHNEDKGFMVLDGDVFDVPIRKDIVHRVVRWQLAKRQQGTHSTKTISEVSGTGRKPYNQKGTGRARHGTLRGPQFRGGATMHGPKPRSHAIKLQKKVRRLGLKIALSARTAEGKLLIFEDLEVPSHKTKNIVQYIRQMDDTKKVLLVDGDDIDKKLKLATQNLHYVNVLPSIGLNVYSILQHDTLVMTRAAINRIVERMHTPINR, via the exons atGCGAGCCCTCGCGCGCGCCGCGTCATTGCTCCGACGCGCTGCGGGGTCGGTTCCGGCTCCCGTGGCGCCGTaccgcccgccgcccggcgcgGGGCCGAGCCTCGCCAAG AATTTGCCAGCTTCCTGTTTCAGTGGGTATTCTACTCTTTTGGCTCCGGCAAACGAGGTGCTGATTCCACCAGAACTTCTATCCAGCAAGACTGTTTGGACACCAGACCGCGAACTTG GGCAGTATGAAGACCTGGTAGCTAGGGTGACAAACTTCCATAATGAGGACAAGGGCTTCATGGTTTTGGATGGTGATGTTTTTGATGTTCCAATTAGGAAGGATATTGTTCACCGAGTTGTAAGGTGGCAGCTTGCTAAAAGACAGCAG GGGACACACTCAACTAAAACTATCAGTGAAGTCAGTGGCACAGGAAGAAAGCCTTACAACCAAAAAGGAACTGGAAGAGCACGGCATGGAACACTACGTGGTCCTCAG TTTCGTGGTGGTGCGACCATGCATGGGCCTAAACCACGAAGCCATGCAATCAAGCTGCAAAAGAAAGTACGGCGGCTGGGGCTTAAGATTGCGCTGTCTGCTCGAACTGCAGAGGGGAAG CTCTTGATATTTGAGGACTTGGAAGTTCCTAGCCACAAGACAAAAAACATTGTGCAATACATACGCCAGATGGATGATACAAAGAAGGTTTtattggtggatggagatgaTATTGATAAGAAGCTAAAGCTGGCTACTCAAAACCTTCACTATGTGAATGTCCTTCCTTCCATT GGTCTCAACGTTTACAGTATCCTCCAGCATGACACCCTTGTAATGACTCGAGCTGCGATCAATAGAATCGTCGAGCGGATGCACACCCCCATCAACCGCTAG
- the LOC112875581 gene encoding auxin-responsive protein IAA30-like, producing MAGLGFEETELRLGLPGGGSDAGDAAAARKRGFEETIDLKLKLEQPASAAAACVEKEAEEGEAEAAAASATGGGNMKSRSPSQSSVVTADDAQPDPEKPRAPKAQAVGWPPVRSSRKNILSVQKGGKDDGKSGAGAAAFVKVSMDGAPYLRKVDLRTYGSYQELSKALEKMLSSFTIGSCGGSQQGMQGVNETKLADLLSGSEYVPTYEDKDGDWMLVGDVPWEMFVESCKRLRIMKGSEAVGLAPRAMEKCKNSC from the exons ATGGCGGGCCTCGGGTTCGAGGAGACCGAGCTCCGGCTCGGCCTGCCCGGCGGCGGGAGCGACGCCGgggacgccgcggcggcgaggaagcgGGGCTTCGAGGAGACCATCGACctcaagctgaagctggagcagccggcgtcggcggccgcggcgtgcgTGGAGAAGGAAGCGGAGGAGGgtgaggcggaggcggcggcagcgtcCGCCACCGGCGGAGGTAACATGAAGAGCAGGTCGCCGAGCCAGAGCAGCGTGGTCACCGCCGACGACGCGCAGCCGGACCCCGAGAAGCCTCGCGCGCCCAA GGCGCAGGCTGTGGGGTGGCCGCCCGTCCGGTCGTCCCGCAAGAACATCCTCTCCGTGCAGAAAGGCGGCAAGGACGACGGCAagtccggcgccggcgcggcggcgttcGTGAAGGTGAGCATGGACGGCGCGCCGTACCTGCGCAAGGTGGACCTGAGGACGTACGGGAGCTACCAGGAGCTGTCCAAGGCGCTCGAGAAGATGCTCAGCTCCTTCACCATCG GCAGCTGCGGCGGGTCGCAGCAGGGGATGCAGGGCGTGAACGAGACCAAGCTGGCGGACCTGCTCAGCGGCTCCGAGTACGTGCCCACCTACGAGGACAAGGACGGCGACTGGATGCTCGTCGGCGACGTGCCCTGGGA AATGTTCGTGGAGTCGTGCAAGCGCCTCCGGATCATGAAAGGATCGGAAGCCGTCGGCCTCG CGCCGAGGGCGATGGAGAAGTGCAAGAACAGTTGCTGA